In Nicotiana tabacum cultivar K326 chromosome 17, ASM71507v2, whole genome shotgun sequence, one DNA window encodes the following:
- the LOC142171939 gene encoding uncharacterized protein LOC142171939 yields MSENGFDRPLGGREAPRLSEYNFNVDAASIVSAIRLIKETKWPLQLQSDPTQRDPNLMYKYHDTHGHRTEDRQQLREEVARLFNIGHLREFMSDRAKNYFRNMDAKKHAEQEESQHVINMIIGGVDVPQGPMIKRTKVSISREKHTRDYVPEGTISFSNEDAEGIVKPHNDALVISVLINKSRVKYVWIDPGEITLLVNTVKTVQETKFNVIEGDMRYNALFGRSWVHNMRAVPSTLHQALKFPTPGGVKTVYSEQPTAKEIFAVDETPPIAANNLELKQGLLQTIQNNCTLRGKMNEDPNTHLMDFDDIMNTFQYNGVSKDVVYLREFPFSLKDDAKQWLRSLPAGSIRTWEDMTKKFLDK; encoded by the exons ATGAGCGAAAATGGTTTTGACAGGCCACTCGGGGGTAGGGAAGCACCTagattatcagagtataacttcaacgttgatgcTGCCAGCATCGTATCAGCCATCAGGCTTATCAAGGAGACCAAGTGGCCCCTACAATTGCAGTCTGACCCTACCCAAAGAGATCCGAACTTGATGTATAAGTATCACGACACTCATGGTCACAGGACCGAGGATCGCCaacaattgagagaagaagttgccCGATTGTTCAATATCGGGCACCTCCGAGAATTtatgagtgatcgagccaaaaactaCTTCAGGAACATGGACGCCAAAAAACATGCCGAACAAGAGGAGTCtcagcacgtcatcaacatgatcattggaggggtcgaTGTCCCTCAAGGGCCAATGATAAAGCGCACTAAAGTATCTATCTCGAGGGAAAAACACACCCGAGATTATGTCCCAGAGGGAACCATTTCGTTCAGCAACGAGGATGCCGAAGGCATCGTAAAACCTCACAATGATgcgctggtaatatccgtacttatcaatAAGTCTCGAGTTAAATATGTGtggattgatccag GGGAGATAACCTTGCTGGTGAACACCGTCAAGACTGTCCAAGAGACAAAGTTCAAcgtgatcgaaggggatatgaggtacaatgccctattTGGAAGGTCGTGGGTTCATAATATGAGGGCGGTACCATCGACCTTGCACCAGGCATTGAAATTCCCTACGCCAGGAGGAGTCAAGACGGTCTACAGTGAGCAGCCGActgcaaaggaaatatttgcAGTCGACGAG ACTCCACCTATAGCAGCAAACAATTTAGAATTGAAGCAAGGATTGCTTCAAACTATCCAAAATAACTGCACCTTGAGAGGGAAGATGAATGAAGATCCTAACACTCACTTGATGGACTTCGACGATATCatgaacaccttccaatacaatGGAGTATCAAAGGATGTTGTCTACTTAAGGGAATTCCCTTTTTCACTGAAAGATGATGCGAAGCAATGGCTTCGCAGCTTACCCGCGGGTTCTATAAGGACATGGGAAGATATGACCAAGAAGTTTCTTGACAAATAG